CTCGTTCTGCTCGACAAGGCCGCCGGACTCTGCCGGCGCTTCGGCACCCGCAAGCTTCGCGTCTTTACCTTCTGGCGCGAGCCCTGGAGCGACGCGCTCGTCCGCGCTGTCAGCGATAAGCTCATCCAAGCTGCTGAAGTCGCCCGCGCACGAGATACCCTACTCGTGGTGGAAAACGAGCCGGTATGCGCGGTGGCAACGGGCGAAGAGTTGGGCGCGCTCTTCAAGCTTATTCGAGAGCGCGCTCCCAAGGACCTGCTCGACCACCTCGCCGCCCTCTGGGACCCCGGCAACGCCCTGGCCGCCGGTGAGCGAGCCTACCCTGATGGCTACGACGCGCTCGATGCCTGCCCTATCGCCCACGTTCACCTCAAGGACTTGACGCGCCACGGAAAGGGCAAGCCTCACTTTGTTCCGCTAGGACAGGGAGACATAGATTACCTGGCGCAGGTAAGGAGATTGATAGAGGACGGTTATAGGGGCACGCTCGTGCTCGAGCCTCACTACCGGCCGTCGGACCTGTCCCAGGAGGAGGCCGCTCACGCGTCGGTCAAGGCGGCGCAGGCCGTACTGCGGGAGGCCTTGTCATGACGACTTCCCTCGTGGACAAGA
This genomic interval from Deinococcota bacterium contains the following:
- a CDS encoding sugar phosphate isomerase/epimerase, whose amino-acid sequence is MLDLGIISDEVSDDFERSCALIAAWGLAHVELRMLWGKNILELSETELVRAQAALNEHKLEVTAIASPIFKSPLDGKPRQMQADFALGGAESYEAQLVLLDKAAGLCRRFGTRKLRVFTFWREPWSDALVRAVSDKLIQAAEVARARDTLLVVENEPVCAVATGEELGALFKLIRERAPKDLLDHLAALWDPGNALAAGERAYPDGYDALDACPIAHVHLKDLTRHGKGKPHFVPLGQGDIDYLAQVRRLIEDGYRGTLVLEPHYRPSDLSQEEAAHASVKAAQAVLREALS